The following are encoded together in the Montipora foliosa isolate CH-2021 chromosome 12, ASM3666993v2, whole genome shotgun sequence genome:
- the LOC137979132 gene encoding uncharacterized protein: protein MSLSGEPDTAELSSTTTQRENDSGTTEVNMATVLQGLQTTLAQLAKNSELQTEAIQNLKEDILLCSGDEDTEDTPALDDDRRDNALDIAATLTHVLDSSDNNNTTSVKSPESGSQSALVESLTQAFTKSKVTFPAIEGKIAQLIDNMLIGGLSAETVKERVEKHPPPGNCKFLAVTMVNEEIWDLLPRKSRAVDLAFQRVQEPLLQRISALTNLAGKLVKDVHDGKTPNTRDVLNHVMDSVAMLGNTNWKLNMKRRELIKPELNPPYTRLCKEDIAVSTKLFGDDLPKHLKDMSEAKKPGQQMQKPYSNSSNRGAVHSQKRNFSRFKPYHYDRTRSFGN from the coding sequence ATGTCTTTGTCAGGAGAACCCGACACGGCGGAATTATCCAGTACAACAACCCAGCGAGAAAACGATAGCGGAACGACAGAGGTCAACATGGCGACGGTCTTGCAAGGTCTTCAGACGACGCTGGCACAACTCGCCAAGAACTCGGAGCTACAGAcagaagccattcagaatttgAAGGAGGACATTCTTCTCTGCTCTGGCGACGAAGATACTGAGGATACCCCTGCGTTGGATGACGATAGGAGAGACAATGCGCTAGATATAGCGGCCACTCTCACCCATGTGCTCGACTCGAGCGACAACAACAACACGACCTCTGTGAAGAGCCCTGAATCAGGGTCTCAGAGTGCATTGGTAGAAAGCCTGACCCAGGCGTTTACCAAATCTAAAGTCACTTTCCCTGCAATTGAAGGCAAAATTGCCCAATTAATTGATAATATGCTTATCGGGGGACTATCGGCCGAAACGGTCAAGGAAAGAGTGGAGAAACACCCACCACCGGGAAACTGCAAATTTTTGGCAGTGACTATGGTAAATGAAGAAATCTGGGATTTGCTGCCCAGAAAAAGCCGAGCTGTGGATCTGGCTTTCCAGCGGGTGCAGGAGCCCTTGCTGCAAAGAATATCGGCCTTGACCAACTTGGCGGGAAAATTGGTGAAAGACGTCCATGATGGCAAAACGCCAAACACTCGGGACGTGCTAAATCATGTGATGGATAGTGTCGCAATGCTCGGAAACACAAATTGGAAGCTCAACATGAAACGACGAGAATTGATTAAGCCTGAGCTTAATCCCCCATACACACGTCTATGCAAAGAGGACATAGCGGTGTCTACAAAATTGTTTGGAGACGATTTACCCAAACACTTAAAAGATATGTCCGAAGCTAAAAAACCAGGACAGCAGATGCAAAAACCTTATTCCAACAGTTCCAATCGGGGTGCAGTGCACTCgcaaaaaaggaattttagtAGATTCAAGCCTTACCATTATGACCGGACACGAAGCTTTGGCAACTAA